One genomic segment of Gadus chalcogrammus isolate NIFS_2021 chromosome 3, NIFS_Gcha_1.0, whole genome shotgun sequence includes these proteins:
- the nxnl1 gene encoding nucleoredoxin-like protein 1, translated as MVDLFLDRVLVKNNWDQDELNTEREIIGTLENRILMLFFACAGCEKCREFVPILNDFFKRLKDPFYIENPALLALVYISLDQTEEQQEKFLKELHKKSLFVAFEDSYKKELQAKFDVINVPTVVVLRPDGSILSANAVDEICRLGAADCFRNWQEGAELVERSFMLNEEYDDLNLRSATDPVRRLKYKTEDDKRRKKWWDFWGKGKYEEEED; from the exons ATGGTGGACTTGTTCCTGGATCGGGTTTTGGTGAAGAACAACTGGGACCAGGATGAGCTTAACACAGAACGGGAAATCATAGGCACCTTGGAGAACAGGATTCTGATGCTTTTCTTCGCCTGTGCTGGATGTGAGAAGTGCAGAGAGTTTGTCCCTATACTCAACGACTTCTTCAAACGTCTTAAGGACCCTTTCTACATAGAAAACCCAGCATTGTTAGCCCTGGTCTACATCAG TTTGGATCAGACAGAGGAGCAACAGGAAAAGTTTCTAAAAGAGCTGCACAAAAAGTCTTTGTTCGTGGCATTCGAGGACTCGTACAAAAA GGAGCTGCAGGCGAAGTTTGACGTGATCAACGTTCCGACGGTGGTGGTCCTCCGGCCCGACGGATCGATCCTCTCCGCAAACGCCGTGGACGAAATCTGCCGCCTGGGCGCAGCCGACTGTTTCCGGAACTggcaggagggggcggagcttgtGGAGCGGAGCTTCATGCTCAACGAGGAGTACGATGACCTCAACCTGCGCAGCGCCACCGACCCCGTCCGAAGGCTCAAGTACAAGACGGAGGACgacaagaggaggaagaagtggTGGGACTTTTGGGGGAAGGGAAAgtatgaagaggaagaggactaG